The genomic segment TGtattttgaaatcatacatatttggtaccctatattttaaaatcatatatatttggtactctgtattttaatattgtacatatttagtaccataaactcaaatttaattaataaaattttaccaatttaattaaATTACTCTCAAGCATACGagctacaaattatatataactgctgacagtttggtcatattgacaaaattttatcaattaggaTACCAAATATCTATGTTTTCAAAATCCAGAATATtatatgagcattattaaaaacagaaaataccaaaataatactttataaAAACAAAAGATACCACCAACTCAGTAAATTCCCTTCATTTTTCGTCCCAATACCAaataacttaaatagaaaatagtTTTCTTAGGTAAGTCCCAAACAATGTCGTCTAGCAGTTGTACCGGGCCAAGACATGGTTGGGCCAGATGGGCTTGAACAATAGAAAGCCCAGAATTGAGAAAAGGTGATCATAATCTAGTGCGATAACTTTATGTGAGTCTATAAGTAACAAGATCGTACAGTGAGTGTTTGGACATCTAACGGCTAATAAGCGACTTAAATATCCCCAAATTAAAGACTCGAGACTCGATCGACTTACCCTTCTTCTGAGAATTGATTCCGACTTGGGCTTGTTTGGGGAGaaggaaaaagagagagaaaagcaaTGGGAGGTGGCCATGGACAAGGCACGACCTACAAGGGCTTAACGATGTACCCACCTAAGCGGTGGCACGTAGTTACTGGCAAGGGCATGTGTGCTATGATGTGGTAACCCTAAATTCCGACTTCGTTTCTCTTAATTTTGTTCGTTTTCTTCGATTTCCGATTTTGATAGTCATTTAATTGCAATTGCTTAGCAGTTCGATCAATAGTAGTAACCCCAAAATCAAGCATTTATTTTGGTGTTTTTAATTTCTGAATTGTtacgtatataaatatatatatatatttatagatctGTTTCACTTACTGTATTGGATAATCTACGCTGATTTGGGGTTTATGCGATGTATTCTGTGAGGTCATCGTTCACTTAGCTACAGTATTAAGTTTTTCAGGATTAGAAGTGTGACATTGACCAACACGAAGAAATTGGGATTTTCCGAAATgcagatttttttaaaaatatttttgaagaaAGGTTTTTTGAGCTGAAACATGGAGGCTTAATTTAGTGGTTTAAAATTGAATGGTGTTTCTCATGTTTTGGATTGGGTTGTTGGTGACAAGTGTTGTTCCATATCATTTGCCACTGTGCGTGGTCAGCATGTTATTTTAACTTAATTCAATGGTTTTGATGGGAAAATGGAGTGGAATGTTAATAGTAATTAGTGTTCATGGGTCTTCTTGTAGTTTTGATTTCATAGTGATGTTGAGTTTTCCACTTCCTTAATGAAGAGTTCCATATAATTCTCCAGGTTTTGGGTTCTGTACAGAGCCAAGCAAGATGGCCCTGTAGTCTTGGTAAGTTTGTATAATGTCTCTGGATTTTCTGTTTTGAAACTTAAATGTCTTTTCTTGTaactttcatatattttttaatagggTTGGAGACATCCTTGGGAGGGCCATGGTGACCACGGGCATGATGAGCATTAGGTATTCCTTCTTATTTTATCTACTCCTTTCTATGATTGGTTTCTCTCCTACACTGGTTATTTGCAATTCAAGGTGTTCAAGAGGTTCCATGATTCAAAGGGGTTATTGCTTCTTTTAGTTTTAGGAATTTTCTATGTTTTCGGATGGtagattttttgttttgaaaatggCTTATTATTGTTTTGGAAAGTTCCAATAGAGAATTACTTTCACTACCCGTTTACATTCTGCAAGGATGTTAGGGTTTTGCTGCTATTAAATCAACATAATCACATTTTTGACTTGAAGAATTTGTTTGTATTATGCGTGTGAATACATataaaaatcatatataaatattatgttTTAGGATTTAGATTCTAAAGGGTGATAGATACTATAAATGTCTAGTCAGAATCAGTTATTTCGGTGTACGATTTGTCACTTGAAGAGTTAGTATATTATCACTTTTCTAATTTAGCATTGGAACTTGAAAACTTAAGTTCATATGCTAGTCACTCGTCATTCTTGAATTGGCTTTGAATAAACTTTTAGAAGGGAGTTGGTCATACAATAGGATTGATGATAGCTACTTCTTCATCTTtcattattgatatttttttttttggtttctgTTATATTTTTTAATGATAAGAAAAGTTGTAGAGGGTATTTGTGTGGTTAACTCATGTGTACATGCATATGGTTTGTTCTAATGCTACTCTTTTTACCCAAGAGGATAGCTCAAATGGTCACAATCATGTGGCTTGTTCCCACAAAGTGTGATGCTTGAGTCCTTCTTGGGCAACTGCTTTGCGATTATTGTAGCGTTAAATGAAGAGCCTAGTTTCAAAAATGGTATATTTGCCCCAAAATTCCTTTCTAAGAGTTGGCAATCAAAATTGACCATAGATGTTTATTGCAATCGTTTATTTCACAGGATGGCGACTAAGCATTATCTTATCGTATTTCTTTTGCAGGCAATTCTGAATAAAGTGCGTGTGAAGTGAAATCACAAGGGCTTTGTTCATAGATGTCTTTTTGGAACTTCTTTGTTATAAGTTCAATAAAATGAATTGTTTATAAAGGCCTATGCTTTTGGAAACCAAACTCCTTTGAGATCGTTTGCTTGTTATGCTTTTATTAAAACACTCGTGGAGTTGAATTCGCAATTTAATCATTGTGCTGGTCTTTTTCCTTTCTAATTTTTCACTAGGGCAGAAATAGGGAAGGAAAAGTGAGGTTTGAGTGAGTTATATCAAACTTAACCTCTAAATTAGAGGGCAAAAGCCAAATCCTTATAGATTTCTTAAAAAATGGCTACCTTCAAATCCCCAGTAGAAGTATACAGCCTATATATGTACATTTATATTTTATAAgtaatgattaaaaaaaattatataatttatgataattaattaatgttaatatACCCTAATAATAAGATAGGAGCAAAGAAAAGAGTAGAAACACTTTATTCTGCAATAAATTAGCAGAAAAGAAATTTTGatttataaaagaaaagaagaatgtGGTTGTGTAATATTTCTTTAttgaataaatatgattttttccTACAAATTATTATCACTTGTCATTTGTGCCTTTTGAATTTTTCACGTTATTAAAAATTATGTAATAACGCATCGTTACAGAATATGGAATTTCCGACAGCTGCTTGGTGACGTGGCTGATTTGACAGTTTAGGTGCTGACATGACGTGTAGTGCCAtttgtataattaattaaaaaaataaaaaaaatttaaaaattatatatttttcacctttttatttttttttgataaaaatattttttattttttatttaaatattaaaaaataaaaaaaataatatacgaGAGTAactttaatagttttttatttgttCTATTTGTTTTAGTTCTATATGAATGttgcttcaatttttttttttgtaagagaTGGCCGATGTGATATTATAATCAtacaatatttattaatttacaattttattataatcaTACTTCTTTTACtccaattaataattttttttatttgtttaatttttaaaattcattATCTTTGACGAAACAAATTGAAGCATAATCAatcaaacaagaaatttattatacATGCAAATAGTACAAATAAAATACTATTAAAGTTAATATTGTataagattttttaattttttaatatttaaataaaaagaagtaaaaaatatttttataaaaaaaaagtaaaaaaatatatataatttttaatttttttaattaattataaacgTGGCACTGACGTGTCTGTGCCACGCCAATGCCAAAACTGTTAAATCAGACTTCTGTCAGCCACGTCACCTAGAACCTAACAGAAGTTTCATATTCGTTAACAATGCATAGTTCAGGGAGAAATTTCAACAACGTGAAAATTCAGAAGGCACAAATTACAAGTGTTAATAGTTCGggcaaaaaaaatcatatttatcctTCTTTATTTGAAGGAAATGTAAAATGAGAAGatgttaaatttaaaataaaataaaaaattaacttttaattaAGACTATTATTATTTTTGGGGTGAGAATATTAGTATTGATGTGGGAGAGAGGCTTTGGAGGTTAACTAATATAAATCAGTTAAATAAATAACGTGTCTTAAACCTTAAAATGATCAGTTAAACATGGAGGGAACAACTGATTTTTATTGTGGCAGCTATTTggatttaataataaaaaatgctTATTATTGTCATAGAAGCCTTGTTGTCATCCTCCTTCACCTAGATCAATAGAGAAAATGTAGATATACAGTGGTGGAGAAACGGAGACTCACATAACTCAAAACTCATATCTGCTTTAAGCCCAGCTCGATGGCCATACTAGACGTCACCTTGTTTCCTTGGATGAAGCCCTAATCCATGGAGCGAGTGCCTAATACCTATTTGTAGTTTGGGATAAACATGGACGATAGAGAAATTATAAAAAACAAGACATCttgttcataaaaataaaatgacGAAAATGTAAAATTAAATAATTCCATGAAATTATTTAACTTTTTGAATATTTAATCAGTGAACTATTCCAAATTCACGGGAAAATTATCAACCCATATAAATGTGCTGATATTTGATATATTTTGAAACAAAATTGATATGGGACAAAATTAGATTTTCAAATTAGATTTTTTGTTAAATGGGGATTAATCCCCCAAGTTGACAGTTAGACACATATTTCTTCTGCTTAAAAAATTACTAAACAAGACAAATAAATAATGTTTTATTTGTACGATTAATccttgttctttgtgtgtattAATTAGTCAGACTTTATCATTGTCTTTTACAAAATGGTCACCATCCTTTCGAATTACAATTGTAAAGATCTGAACATAATTTAAACTTGCCTAGTTaaaaaccttattaggaaaatttAGTAGGACAAAACctgaactaaaaaaaaaaaagtgcaaCATGAATATGTCTCTCcctcattcaaatattcataatAATTTGGTGATAAGATATTTCATATGATTTTTAGTGTAATATTATAAATTACCACTTATAAATATCACCATAAGTTATTCAAGATCAGACATTTACTATAACTCTTATAGAATATATATGTGTACAATGGAACatcaatatttattaaatattttgaatcACTCATGTGAAAGTATAACATTGTTCATTATCAtgtcatataaacattattataaatatatatcatatttatggatattcattatttatgatTATTGTTCAacccaaaatttgaaatttaaatataaacatataaataaatatattcgaTAATATCAATTTTCATTTGCAATGCATATAGTACTTCGGGACCATATATTTGTTGTATTCTTGTTACATGTTTTTTAGTTTCTACATCAAGTGATCATATACactatcactacaagaaattagGATTTTTGTGGCGATCAATTTCGTCGCAAATACCCCAATAATTCGCCGCAAAAAAGTCTTCGTAATACCATTATTTGCGGCGATAAGACTATCTCAAATATCAATAAATCCATAGCAAATAGTTCTGAATTTTGTCATAACTGACCCTTAGTTGTGgcaaaaatttaaattattttgccGCAAATAATCCTATTATTCGCCGTAAATAATAGCTGATTTGTGTTATCTGATTCTTATTTGCGGCGAATAAGTCGTCGCAAATACAATATATTTTCACCGCAAATAGtgtaacaaaaattaaaaaaaattcaaatttaatatatAGTAAAATTTAAAATCAGAATTGTAGTCTCCATTTATTGATAAGAAAATAGACCATACAatctaatattaataattgtcttaataatattaaaacaaacaAACACTACTATTTATACAACTATATAACCTATCCTAAGTTGATCGCATTATCATCGTCACTCTCATCTGGAAACTGAATGACTGGGGGCGGTGGAGATCGTGGCAGAGGTGCTGACGAAGATGCACCATTTCTGAATGTAGATAGAGGCGGGACTGGCGGGggaaggtgtaacgccctggttactccaagactgttactgtgaactttgaactgtgcttaactcgttaatcgagttctttggttataaatgtgcatctaggtgttattaataggttaaggtgaaaaaccaataaaaaggaaatgatatattttatttgaaacataaaattgttcatgggcccataaaaacgtttacaagttatttacaatccaaaatggtcattacagtttaaaatttacaacccgccgacctaagtggcaaaaatagggtaaaccccctagttccttcgagatgctccttggccgtggtggtcaagtggccgcatatgtacacatcaccacttaagctctccactcaaggctaggtgtgCTTTTCTTTCcctatacctgcaccacatagcacctatgagccagagcccagcaagaaaactcaatactacatatatataatatcaaacaatgatcatgataatcatccaggacttatagcTCTAGACAGATAAGTGACATATGTGTAAGTCACTAacgtgggttccgcaccctttacaaatgagtgatcgagtcactagcttaaacaggttaagtgactgatgagcaagtcaccaatgtaaaccaactgagtgaccatggagtctcTAATGTAAACCAACTGAGTGACCATGGAGACACTAATGTGGGTTTCGTACCCTTAGcaatgtgacaatagggtcatcTGGgctttctggccctggctctgagtaactagtcatagaactaggcaagcgcttttagttttcatcgaacttgggtcGGTCCTAcactaatgctcatgatgagtcattcaatgcagatgtagattagatctaatcttttatcggctctgcattcatgacgcttatgctgctcctgactcataggttagtaacatacgaccaatgctcaaaactactgtcgaacctgactagtaagtcacaacttcacagctagttctgacaccattacCGATTCTAACTAGTAAGTCAGTgtattcacaagtaagcaagatttgctatgcatttgatatgcaatcaatgtccacatttaaacactcaacatgcctcaataataaccatgcatgtcacatatggggtgtagttttcttacctctggttcgagcgagaaatagtaaaagaacgacccttgagaacgatcgaccttttgattctttagcggttacctagccataaccaatataaactcccatcaataaaatgagtaataaaaggttcccggaccaagacctagcctccgggacatcgaatcctactaaaccgggtagtaggaacgatcctgaggcctaaggtttgagttcccatgataaAAACACTACTTTGGCCACAAAAAcccttaagcgtcgcgacccCACCTCACTGAGCCGCAGCCCCCAGCCATGATAAAGACGCCAGCATCAGGCACCTACGCCAAGCGTCGCAGCCCTCCTTCCccagtgccgcggcccccaggccTTTCAGCTCCACCGCCCACCTGCACCAAGctcgggtcgcggccccacctggaAACTCAGCCATAACCCTGATTGTTCACTtgtaaatccttccaaaaacctacccaaacatctccaaatccaaaaatgaaagttcccaaacatcccaatgatccaaaatcatcaaatcccgagactcaaacaaattaaaaactcatcaacacataaaatccaaatcagagcttagaaactctaaaactcaaaacttaaagcttagattgcctttgattaagttgtttctcactaaatccttcggtcaagaagcttctaatctttcctaggatcgctgtgcctcgatcctcgcttgattccgactcctaaaaaccaagtttccttcaaaattgCGACGAATGGTCAAAAAGGATAACGGGTGCCA from the Humulus lupulus chromosome X, drHumLupu1.1, whole genome shotgun sequence genome contains:
- the LOC133803560 gene encoding NADH dehydrogenase [ubiquinone] 1 beta subcomplex subunit 2 — encoded protein: MGGGHGQGTTYKGLTMYPPKRWHVVTGKGMCAMMWFWVLYRAKQDGPVVLGWRHPWEGHGDHGHDEH